In Salminus brasiliensis chromosome 24, fSalBra1.hap2, whole genome shotgun sequence, one genomic interval encodes:
- the kcnk1b gene encoding potassium channel subfamily K member 1b, whose amino-acid sequence MLQSLTSNSCVRLIQSNRSAWYFMFLVLGYVLYLLFGAVVFSSVELPYEDLLRQDLRTIKQQFLQDNECLSEERLEEFLTKALDASNYGVSILNNASANWNWDFTSSLFFASTVLSTTGYGHTAPLSDGGKAFCIIYSVIGIPFTLLFLTAVVQRIMVFSTRRPIMYVHTRWGLSKPLVALVHANLLAIVAVSCFFLIPAAIFSALEENWNFLESFYFCFISLSTIGLGDYVPGEAVNQRFRELYKLGITVYLLLGLIAMLVVLETFCELQQLKQLRKMFYLKKEKPQDQQAIMEHDHLAFSSVDHATSPQEEKSEPFVDVPVLTSPGGDDPMLR is encoded by the exons ATGCTCCAGTCCCTCACCAGCAATTCGTGCGTCCGCCTGATCCAGAGCAACAGGTCAGCCTGGTACTTCATGTTCTTGGTCCTGGGGTACGTCCTCTATCTCCTATTCGGAGCGGTGGTCTTCTCCTCCGTGGAGCTGCCGTACGAGGACCTCCTGCGACAGGACCTGAGGACCATCAAGCAGCAGTTCTTGCAGGACAACGAGTGCCTGTCTGAGGAGCGCCTGGAGGAGTTCCTCACCAAAGCCCTCGACGCCAGCAACTATGGAGTGTCCATTCTCAACAACGCCTCAGCCAACTGGAACTGGGACTTCACCTCCTCCCTGTTCTTCGCAAGCACAGTCCTGTCGACCACAG GATATGGTCATACAGCCCCTCTCTCAGATGGTGGGAAGGCCTTCTGTATCATCTATTCGGTGATTGGCATCCCCTtcaccctcctcttcctcacagctgtggtgcaGAGGATCATGGTCTTCAGCACACGCAGGCCCATCATGTATGTGCACACTCGCTGGGGTCTGTCCAAGCCACTTGTGGCTCTGGTCCACGCCAACCTGCTGGCCATCGTCGCAGTGTCTTGCTTCTTCCTCATCCCTGCCGCTATCTTCTCAGCGCTGGAAGAGAACTGGAACTTCCTGGAATCCTTCTActtctgcttcatctcactGTCCACCATCGGCCTGGGGGATTATGTGCCAGGAGAGGCCGTCAACCAGCGATTCCGTGAGCTCTACAAATTGGGCATCACTG TCTATCTCCTGCTGGGCCTGATTGCCATGCTGGTAGTGCTGGAGACCTTCTGCGAGCTGCAGCAGCTGAAGCAGCTGAGGAAGATGTTCTACCTGAAGAAGGAGAAGCCTCAAGACCAGCAAGCCATCATGGAGCATGACCATCTGGCCTTCTCCTCGGTGGACCATGCCACGTCGCCCCAGGAAGAGAAGAGCGAACCCTTCGTCGACGTTCCCGTCCTCACCTCTCCAGGTGGAGATGATCCCATGCTCAGATAA